The Cohnella abietis genome has a segment encoding these proteins:
- a CDS encoding helix-turn-helix domain-containing protein, producing MNMGERLRELRLRRKISQEEVARHIGITRSAYSHYEINNRQPVYETLIKLAAYFEVSLDYIIGGIIAKSKPEPAVTPDNREILTLFQHMSQEQRKKSITLIHDLMSQEQRVDGSG from the coding sequence ATGAATATGGGAGAGCGTCTGCGAGAGCTGCGACTTCGTCGTAAAATCTCACAGGAAGAAGTGGCCCGACATATCGGCATTACCCGTTCGGCCTATAGTCACTACGAGATTAACAATCGACAGCCCGTTTATGAAACCTTAATCAAACTGGCAGCTTATTTCGAGGTGTCACTTGATTACATTATCGGCGGCATTATCGCTAAGAGCAAGCCTGAACCTGCCGTTACACCTGACAATCGAGAAATACTCACCTTGTTTCAGCATATGAGTCAGGAGCAAAGAAAGAAATCAATTACCCTTATACATGATCTCATGAGCCAGGAGCAGAGAGTCGATGGCAGCGGTTAG
- a CDS encoding Dabb family protein, whose product MAKDSIVHSVIFNLKHPQGSEEENRFIEDGRAILTSIPVVQNFKVYRQVSPKNEYAFGFSMEFANAEDYETYNLHPLHVSFVSERWETEVLNFLEIDYKEKDKDEDTSET is encoded by the coding sequence ATGGCTAAGGATTCTATCGTACATTCCGTAATTTTTAACCTCAAGCATCCACAAGGATCAGAGGAGGAAAATCGTTTCATTGAAGATGGACGTGCAATCCTGACCTCTATACCCGTCGTTCAAAATTTCAAGGTTTATCGGCAGGTTAGTCCAAAGAATGAATATGCTTTCGGCTTCTCCATGGAATTCGCTAATGCTGAAGACTATGAAACATATAACTTACATCCCTTGCATGTTAGCTTCGTTAGCGAACGTTGGGAAACTGAGGTCCTGAACTTCCTAGAGATTGATTATAAGGAAAAAGATAAAGACGAAGACACGAGCGAGACATAA
- a CDS encoding response regulator transcription factor translates to MKDYLIAIVDDDQNIRELVEAFLNKDHYRTIGLGSAEEALELWKSSPPDMWVLDIMLPGMDGYELCKRIRQDAEVPIIMISARDNEVDKILGLELGSDDYLVKPFSPRELVARVKRQLQRWYRVNNTDDSSQDTSLAQRLVVGQLQLILDERRVIWCGEEVEVTLKEYALLKVLAEHPNRAFTRDEVLTLVWGEDYFGSDRAVDHLIKRIRKKMDNLPIESIWGHGYRMRTEGVEQ, encoded by the coding sequence ATGAAGGACTATTTAATTGCGATTGTCGATGACGATCAGAATATACGCGAGCTTGTTGAGGCTTTTTTAAATAAAGATCATTATAGAACGATTGGCTTGGGCAGCGCTGAGGAAGCATTAGAGCTATGGAAAAGCTCACCTCCGGATATGTGGGTGCTTGATATCATGCTGCCCGGGATGGACGGATATGAATTGTGCAAAAGAATCCGACAAGATGCTGAGGTGCCAATTATTATGATCTCGGCGCGAGATAACGAGGTCGATAAAATTCTTGGATTAGAGCTTGGAAGCGACGATTATCTGGTCAAGCCGTTTAGCCCTCGAGAGCTTGTAGCCCGGGTCAAGCGTCAGCTTCAACGGTGGTATCGGGTGAATAACACTGATGACAGTAGTCAGGATACCTCGCTTGCTCAGCGGCTTGTGGTTGGTCAGCTTCAATTGATATTAGACGAACGGCGAGTGATCTGGTGCGGTGAGGAAGTCGAGGTGACGCTAAAGGAATATGCGCTGCTTAAGGTACTGGCAGAACACCCTAATCGTGCGTTCACGCGAGACGAGGTATTGACGCTGGTATGGGGCGAGGATTACTTCGGCAGCGACCGTGCGGTTGATCATCTGATTAAGCGAATCCGTAAGAAGATGGATAATCTGCCGATTGAGTCCATATGGGGTCACGGTTACAGGATGCGTACGGAAGGGGTCGAGCAATAA
- a CDS encoding sensor histidine kinase, giving the protein MKMVHQINLAFGILIVLVIAVTAAMNHYVLLNHFIGAQKEEMQTMGANMTTALQQKEFNGMLSKETLPITTLSAVSVANVEAIITDNEGKVVYGTAPKLTEAGVALPGVAVPVTGLKQQTSALKIAEGKDSRFIVSATAIPQGTLTLYTPMSKIKDIEQALLGRLLIVLCVSGAIVYLLSLLITRKLIKPLMKLRAELKKVESRQFSEVKLIKAGGEIGAVAQTVYELAGELDRYNEVQKQFFQNASHELKTPLTSIAGYAEGIRDGIFEGESALKGLDIILSESGRLKNIVMEMTLLAKLDSEQDIFQMNEVNVEELLKETHERINPMLIKKGLSLHIRYGEKNLGHWTIRADKDKLSQALLNVVSNATRHANHEIIIEVSVVKQRMNITVADDGAGIPHDLLPHLFHRFVKGKDGDTGLGLAISRAIVERCKGHITASNKEGSGAVISMGFPMLSQTKV; this is encoded by the coding sequence ATGAAAATGGTACATCAAATTAATCTAGCTTTCGGTATACTCATTGTACTCGTTATCGCCGTTACGGCCGCCATGAACCATTACGTGCTGCTTAATCATTTTATCGGCGCTCAGAAGGAAGAAATGCAAACAATGGGTGCCAATATGACAACTGCGCTCCAACAGAAAGAATTTAATGGAATGTTGTCTAAGGAGACATTACCTATTACAACCCTTTCGGCCGTAAGCGTAGCAAATGTCGAAGCGATAATTACGGATAACGAAGGAAAAGTCGTATACGGCACAGCACCAAAACTAACGGAAGCTGGCGTTGCTCTTCCTGGCGTTGCTGTTCCAGTGACAGGCCTAAAACAACAAACTAGTGCACTCAAAATAGCAGAAGGAAAAGATAGCAGATTTATTGTATCAGCAACAGCTATACCTCAAGGGACATTAACTTTATATACTCCAATGAGCAAAATCAAGGATATAGAGCAAGCTCTTCTAGGACGACTACTCATCGTACTTTGTGTTTCGGGTGCTATTGTTTATTTGCTTAGTCTTCTTATTACGAGAAAGCTGATTAAACCTTTGATGAAGCTAAGGGCAGAACTGAAGAAGGTAGAAAGTCGACAGTTTTCTGAGGTGAAGTTAATCAAGGCTGGAGGAGAAATCGGTGCAGTAGCTCAAACGGTTTACGAGCTAGCTGGTGAGCTTGATCGGTATAATGAGGTGCAGAAGCAATTTTTTCAGAATGCATCGCATGAGCTAAAGACACCACTCACCTCTATTGCGGGTTATGCTGAGGGCATTAGGGACGGGATTTTTGAGGGAGAGAGTGCCCTAAAGGGACTTGATATTATACTCAGTGAAAGTGGACGGTTGAAGAACATCGTTATGGAGATGACTTTACTTGCCAAGCTTGATAGCGAGCAGGATATTTTTCAAATGAATGAAGTGAATGTGGAGGAACTGTTAAAAGAAACACATGAGCGGATCAATCCTATGCTCATTAAAAAGGGCTTGTCCTTGCATATTCGTTATGGGGAGAAGAATCTCGGACATTGGACAATTCGCGCAGATAAGGATAAATTGTCACAAGCGTTACTTAACGTGGTGTCGAATGCGACAAGGCATGCCAATCATGAAATAATAATTGAAGTCAGTGTTGTGAAGCAACGAATGAATATTACCGTCGCTGATGATGGAGCGGGTATTCCGCATGATCTGCTTCCCCACTTATTTCATCGTTTCGTGAAGGGGAAAGATGGTGATACGGGATTGGGCCTGGCAATCTCTCGTGCAATTGTGGAGCGCTGTAAGGGACATATTACAGCAAGTAACAAGGAAGGTAGCGGGGCTGTAATCTCGATGGGATTTCCAATGCTTTCTCAAACGAAGGTATAA
- a CDS encoding nitroreductase family protein: MSNEFLTAVKKRRSIYAISKEAILSDEQIEALVGEAVLNTPSAFNSQSARVIVLLNEQHDKLWNLTEETLKQIVPADSFEATAQRIAAFRSGYGSVLFFEDQSVIEGLQEQFASYKDNFPLWSLHSSGMLQFVVWTALEAEGYGASLQHYSPLIDEQVAKEWDVPSTWKLIAQLPFGKVTAPAGEKTFQPLDSRLKVFK; encoded by the coding sequence GTGAGTAACGAATTTTTAACAGCAGTCAAAAAAAGACGCAGTATTTATGCAATTAGCAAAGAGGCAATTCTGTCCGACGAGCAAATCGAGGCATTAGTTGGAGAAGCTGTTCTAAATACCCCTTCCGCATTCAACTCTCAAAGCGCGCGAGTCATCGTTCTGCTTAACGAACAGCATGACAAGCTGTGGAACCTTACAGAAGAAACATTGAAACAAATTGTCCCTGCAGACAGCTTCGAAGCTACAGCGCAAAGAATTGCAGCTTTCCGCAGCGGCTACGGCTCAGTTTTATTTTTCGAGGATCAGTCAGTAATTGAAGGCTTACAGGAGCAGTTTGCTTCCTATAAAGACAACTTCCCACTATGGTCACTGCATTCATCCGGCATGCTGCAATTTGTCGTATGGACTGCGCTTGAAGCTGAAGGCTACGGCGCTTCGTTGCAGCACTATAGCCCTCTAATTGACGAGCAAGTTGCTAAGGAATGGGATGTACCGTCCACTTGGAAATTAATCGCGCAATTGCCTTTCGGCAAAGTAACAGCACCAGCTGGCGAGAAAACCTTCCAACCACTGGATAGCCGGTTAAAAGTGTTTAAATAA
- a CDS encoding winged helix-turn-helix transcriptional regulator: MSQNTKNPDNCNVNVALDIIVGKWKSIILLQLMFRGTKRFGELRKLIPEITHRMLTSQLRELEENDLIKRVVYPEIPPKVEYSVTEYGQTLMPILNEMHKWGTAHQTHMAQKNGELRNSL, encoded by the coding sequence ATGAGTCAAAACACAAAGAATCCGGACAACTGTAATGTTAATGTGGCGCTCGATATTATTGTCGGAAAATGGAAGTCGATCATCCTATTGCAGCTCATGTTTAGGGGAACTAAACGCTTTGGCGAGCTAAGAAAATTAATACCTGAGATCACACATAGAATGCTCACCTCACAGCTTCGTGAGCTTGAAGAGAACGATTTAATTAAACGAGTTGTCTATCCGGAAATACCGCCTAAAGTGGAATACTCAGTTACCGAATATGGCCAGACACTAATGCCAATACTCAATGAAATGCACAAATGGGGAACGGCACATCAGACGCATATGGCTCAGAAGAATGGGGAATTGAGGAACTCTCTATGA
- a CDS encoding FtsW/RodA/SpoVE family cell cycle protein, with amino-acid sequence MLVSNKISKLDVFILILLVCLVAVGTLSVYEVTTGTKLDGLHTSNMVLFGAFCIPMLLVALFDYRILIGKLSYVLYGIGILMLVFVYFKGENINGAARWISVGSFQFQPSELAKIVTILLVAHLLNKRAGEKLRLLKDILPICVVFMIPFIFILKQPDLGTALVFVGVLLGMIWMGNIRAHYMLIGVGTVALIIGTVLWLYYSDNELLFKIVKPHQLSRIETFLDPASDPDKSWHVKNAMNAIGVGGLVGAAGFYTKQGYIPYAYSDSIYVVIGEKFGFLGSSVLLMLFFLMIYRMIVIVLDSKGLAGSYLVVGIVSMFVFQIFVNIGMHLGLLPLTGISLPFISYGGSSLLTSMIAIGLVLSVKIHREVESAY; translated from the coding sequence ATGCTCGTTAGTAATAAAATAAGTAAATTAGATGTCTTTATTTTAATTTTATTGGTGTGCTTGGTTGCTGTTGGAACTCTTTCTGTTTACGAAGTTACTACTGGAACAAAACTGGATGGGCTACATACAAGTAATATGGTGCTTTTTGGGGCTTTTTGTATTCCTATGCTGCTTGTGGCGTTATTCGATTATCGAATATTGATTGGTAAACTTTCTTATGTTCTTTATGGTATTGGAATATTGATGCTTGTTTTCGTCTACTTCAAAGGAGAAAACATTAACGGGGCAGCCCGCTGGATAAGTGTGGGATCTTTCCAGTTTCAGCCTTCCGAGCTGGCGAAAATTGTTACCATTCTGTTAGTCGCTCATTTGCTAAACAAACGGGCTGGAGAGAAGCTCCGATTGCTTAAGGATATATTGCCCATTTGCGTAGTTTTCATGATACCGTTTATTTTTATACTGAAGCAGCCGGATTTAGGTACAGCTCTAGTCTTTGTTGGAGTGCTGCTTGGCATGATATGGATGGGGAATATTCGCGCTCATTATATGCTGATTGGCGTGGGTACAGTGGCTCTAATAATAGGGACAGTTCTATGGCTGTACTATTCAGATAATGAGCTGTTATTCAAAATCGTAAAGCCTCATCAATTATCTAGAATAGAAACATTTTTAGACCCCGCGAGTGATCCTGATAAGTCATGGCATGTCAAAAATGCAATGAATGCGATTGGTGTAGGCGGATTAGTGGGAGCTGCTGGGTTCTATACTAAGCAAGGTTATATTCCGTATGCTTATTCCGATTCCATCTACGTTGTAATTGGCGAAAAATTTGGTTTCTTGGGCTCATCGGTCCTATTGATGCTGTTTTTTCTCATGATTTATCGAATGATAGTGATCGTTCTGGATAGTAAGGGATTAGCGGGTTCCTACCTTGTTGTAGGGATTGTTAGTATGTTTGTATTTCAGATTTTTGTAAATATTGGTATGCATTTAGGACTGCTACCTTTGACGGGAATCTCTCTACCTTTTATTAGCTATGGGGGCAGCTCACTTCTGACTAGTATGATCGCTATTGGATTAGTATTAAGCGTGAAGATCCATAGAGAAGTTGAGAGTGCTTATTGA